One stretch of Streptomyces sp. MMBL 11-1 DNA includes these proteins:
- the fsxC gene encoding FxsC protein: protein MRVLTQDGGRVHASTQQRAVGHRPYFFLSYAHTPGYGGGTDPDMWVERLFQDLCGHVMAMTDLPAGAPAGFMDREIRSGEGWSERLGDVLATCRVFVPLFSPRYFASEMCGKEWYAFEQRAIHHRARSNQPAEAIVPALWVPVPPSQLPGSAERLQFNHRDFGERYVSDGLYGLIKLRLFAEEYERAVYELAKRIVSVADSVRIDTGRPVDYRLAPSAFGSPSSGVGAPRPMQITIAAPTRHDLPEGRNSDHYGDHPQDWNPYYPAAARPLAYVAEELVRSLNYQAVITSFDEDRHDAKAPPSTPEILLVDRWALMDEDHRRRLAAFDAENRPWVTMVVPWSRDDHQSRAAEAELTERLEATMPVKMGQGRALCRAAAKGVPTMEAFGQLLPQVVEVAAQQYLKHAKAYPPGPGGGSGERTRLTGPMGGTSYIPDPHDPATEAEDL, encoded by the coding sequence ATGCGAGTGCTCACACAGGACGGGGGTCGTGTGCACGCATCGACGCAACAGCGAGCGGTGGGCCATCGGCCGTATTTCTTTCTCAGTTACGCCCACACGCCGGGGTACGGCGGCGGCACGGACCCCGATATGTGGGTCGAACGGCTCTTCCAGGACCTCTGCGGCCATGTGATGGCCATGACCGACTTACCCGCGGGCGCGCCTGCGGGCTTCATGGACCGGGAGATACGTTCCGGGGAGGGCTGGTCCGAGCGGCTCGGCGACGTCCTCGCCACCTGCCGGGTGTTCGTCCCGCTGTTCTCGCCGCGCTACTTCGCCAGTGAGATGTGCGGCAAGGAGTGGTACGCCTTCGAACAGCGCGCCATCCACCACCGCGCCCGCTCCAACCAGCCCGCCGAGGCCATCGTCCCGGCGCTCTGGGTACCGGTGCCGCCGAGCCAACTCCCCGGCTCCGCCGAGCGGTTGCAGTTCAACCACCGTGACTTCGGGGAACGCTACGTCAGCGACGGCCTCTACGGCCTGATCAAGCTCAGACTCTTCGCCGAAGAATACGAACGGGCCGTCTACGAACTGGCCAAACGCATCGTGAGCGTCGCCGACTCGGTCCGCATCGACACCGGCCGGCCCGTCGACTACCGCCTCGCCCCCAGCGCCTTCGGCTCCCCCAGCAGCGGAGTCGGCGCTCCCCGGCCGATGCAGATCACCATCGCGGCGCCCACCCGCCACGATCTGCCCGAGGGACGCAACAGCGACCACTACGGCGACCACCCCCAGGACTGGAACCCCTACTACCCGGCCGCCGCCCGCCCCCTGGCCTATGTGGCGGAGGAACTGGTCCGCTCGCTCAACTACCAGGCCGTCATTACCTCGTTCGACGAGGACCGGCACGACGCCAAGGCCCCGCCCAGCACCCCCGAGATCCTGCTCGTCGACCGCTGGGCCCTCATGGACGAGGACCACCGCCGCAGGCTCGCCGCCTTCGACGCGGAGAACCGGCCCTGGGTCACCATGGTCGTGCCGTGGAGCCGCGACGACCACCAGAGCCGAGCGGCGGAGGCCGAGCTCACCGAGAGACTCGAAGCGACCATGCCGGTCAAGATGGGCCAGGGCCGGGCCCTGTGCCGTGCCGCGGCGAAAGGAGTGCCCACCATGGAGGCGTTCGGCCAACTCCTGCCCCAGGTGGTCGAGGTGGCCGCCCAGCAGTACCTCAAGCACGCGAAGGCCTACCCTCCCGGACCGGGCGGCGGCTCCGGCGAGCGGACCCGGCTCACCGGTCCCATGGGCGGTACGAGCTACATCCCCGACCCGCACGACCCTGCGACGGAAGCGGAGGACCTATGA
- the fxsA gene encoding FxSxx-COOH cyclophane-containing RiPP peptide, translated as MKTYGTTPSFASAKTRATLSATDVRSAEAARKINRVCGATTARSTRISTFNSAL; from the coding sequence GTGAAGACCTACGGAACCACCCCCTCCTTCGCCTCTGCGAAGACCCGCGCGACCCTCTCGGCGACCGACGTCCGCAGCGCCGAGGCCGCCAGGAAGATCAACCGCGTATGCGGTGCGACAACGGCCAGGTCCACCCGGATCTCCACGTTCAATTCGGCTCTCTGA
- the fxsBH gene encoding radical SAM/SPASM protein FxsBH, inactivated beta-hydroxylase extension form, translating into MTGPLVPFREFVLKVHSRCDLACDHCYVYEHADQSWLTRPKTISDEAISWTARRLAEHATAHALPSVTVILHGGEPLLAGPARLRRVCEELGSALNGIAELDLRIHTNGVQLSPRYLDLFDEFHVRVGISLDGDRAANDRHRRFADGRSSHPMVLRAVELLREERYRHLDLGLLCTVDIHNDPVAVQDALAGLEPPLVDFLLPHATWDDPPPRPDGSPTAYADWLLTVFDRWTEQGRPMPVRLFASVLSSLNGGPSLTESLGLAPTDLVVIETDGQLEQVDSLKSAYEGAAATGFDVFRNTFDEVAAHPGVQARQLGLAGVSETCRRCPVVRSCGGGLYTHRYRSGSGPEGGDSGFDNPSVYCADLAALIRGIEERTAAATESPAVRAPDELLAAHQDLTRTLLAALHDTLDGRGGALWDDAWRLAATLEADPPGADALDRVLAHPYTRTWLIGALEDVEAGRGMTGPASERLGATVAAAAVRAGRDDLSVPVAYRDGSLYLPTLGTVLLGGPGERGTAVVRATGDGFLVRRPQDTPGTELRIAPDEPEGPHWLPVHVLRREPAPVLLLDDLDPLRDCFDAPATDRLAVEDADAWAYRVGAAWSLLADAVPGQAAEAARTLTTLTPLSCGDAEPGRHGPGALGVGPSAEANELALGLLSGFRRAKLRALGEVADLYALDGTWEHRTPWGNEHVTFSRLLAETFERAGLGLYDPRFLTGVPEALDKIENAAEVTVDGKQLISAVRKEISGTRSATEKNRGRSFPSSGQAPNILASDQKVPCE; encoded by the coding sequence ATGACAGGACCCCTGGTCCCCTTCCGTGAATTCGTGCTGAAAGTGCACAGCAGGTGCGATCTGGCCTGTGATCATTGTTATGTCTACGAACATGCCGATCAGAGCTGGCTGACACGCCCCAAGACCATCTCCGACGAGGCAATTTCCTGGACAGCCCGGCGTCTGGCCGAGCATGCGACGGCGCATGCGCTTCCCTCCGTGACAGTGATCCTGCACGGTGGGGAACCGCTCCTGGCGGGACCCGCGCGACTGCGACGGGTCTGCGAGGAGCTCGGCTCGGCCCTGAACGGCATCGCTGAGCTGGACCTCAGGATCCACACCAACGGCGTCCAGCTCAGCCCCCGCTACCTCGACCTCTTCGACGAGTTCCACGTCCGGGTCGGGATCTCGCTCGACGGCGACCGCGCGGCCAACGACCGCCACCGCCGATTCGCCGATGGACGCAGCAGCCACCCGATGGTGCTGCGAGCCGTCGAACTGCTCCGCGAGGAGCGCTACCGCCACCTGGACCTCGGTCTGCTGTGCACGGTCGACATCCACAACGACCCGGTGGCCGTGCAGGACGCTCTCGCCGGACTCGAACCCCCGCTCGTCGACTTCCTGCTGCCGCACGCCACCTGGGACGACCCGCCCCCGCGGCCGGACGGATCGCCCACCGCGTACGCCGACTGGCTCCTGACGGTCTTCGACCGCTGGACGGAACAGGGCCGCCCCATGCCCGTCCGTCTGTTCGCCTCGGTGCTCTCCAGCCTGAACGGCGGCCCCAGCCTCACCGAGTCCCTCGGCCTGGCCCCCACCGACCTCGTCGTCATCGAGACCGACGGACAGCTGGAACAGGTCGACTCGCTCAAGAGCGCCTACGAGGGCGCCGCCGCCACCGGGTTCGACGTCTTCCGCAACACCTTCGACGAGGTCGCGGCCCACCCCGGCGTCCAGGCGCGGCAGCTCGGTCTGGCCGGGGTCAGCGAGACCTGCCGCCGCTGCCCCGTCGTGCGCTCCTGCGGCGGCGGGCTCTACACCCACCGGTACCGCTCCGGCAGCGGCCCCGAGGGCGGCGACAGCGGCTTCGACAACCCGTCGGTCTACTGCGCCGACCTGGCCGCCCTGATCCGCGGCATCGAGGAGCGCACGGCCGCGGCCACCGAGTCGCCCGCCGTCCGGGCGCCGGACGAACTGCTCGCCGCCCATCAGGACCTGACCCGGACCCTGCTCGCGGCCCTCCACGACACCCTCGACGGGCGGGGCGGGGCTCTCTGGGACGACGCCTGGCGGCTCGCGGCGACGCTGGAGGCCGACCCCCCGGGCGCCGACGCGCTCGACAGAGTGCTCGCGCACCCCTACACCCGCACCTGGCTGATCGGCGCCCTGGAGGACGTCGAGGCGGGCCGCGGCATGACGGGGCCCGCCTCCGAACGGCTCGGCGCCACCGTGGCCGCCGCAGCCGTCCGCGCCGGACGCGACGACCTGTCCGTGCCCGTGGCCTACCGTGACGGAAGCCTGTATCTGCCCACCCTCGGCACCGTGCTCCTCGGCGGCCCGGGGGAGCGGGGAACGGCCGTGGTGCGCGCCACGGGCGACGGATTCCTCGTCCGCCGCCCGCAGGACACGCCCGGCACGGAGCTGCGCATCGCACCCGATGAGCCCGAGGGCCCGCACTGGCTGCCCGTGCACGTCCTGCGCCGGGAACCCGCCCCCGTACTCCTGCTGGACGACCTCGACCCCCTCCGCGACTGCTTCGACGCACCCGCGACCGACCGCCTGGCAGTGGAGGACGCCGACGCCTGGGCGTACCGGGTCGGCGCAGCCTGGTCGCTGCTGGCCGACGCCGTACCCGGTCAGGCGGCCGAGGCGGCCCGGACGCTCACCACGCTGACCCCGCTGTCCTGTGGTGACGCCGAGCCGGGGCGCCACGGGCCCGGCGCGCTCGGCGTCGGGCCGTCGGCGGAGGCGAACGAGCTGGCACTCGGCCTGCTCAGCGGATTCCGCCGGGCGAAACTGCGGGCGCTCGGTGAAGTGGCGGATCTTTACGCCTTGGACGGTACCTGGGAACATCGGACGCCTTGGGGGAACGAACACGTGACGTTCTCCCGACTGCTGGCCGAGACATTCGAACGGGCGGGGCTCGGGCTTTACGACCCGCGCTTCCTCACGGGTGTTCCGGAAGCTCTCGACAAGATCGAAAACGCGGCGGAGGTGACGGTCGACGGAAAACAGCTGATCTCCGCTGTGCGCAAGGAGATCAGCGGAACACGGAGTGCGACCGAGAAGAATCGCGGCAGGAGCTTCCCGTCGTCCGGTCAGGCGCCGAACATCCTGGCATCTGACCAGAAAGTGCCGTGCGAATGA